The Acidaminococcus fermentans DSM 20731 sequence CATCAATGCGGCCTGCGGCCAGCTGCGGGCCAGTGCATTAAAGGAGGCACAGAATCAATGATCGCAGTGAGCCGGACCAACCGGGGAATGGTGCGTCCCAACAATGAGGACAGCATCCTGGTGCGGGAACCGGATCTGTATGCCATTGCTGACGGCATGGGCGGAGCAGATGCGGGAGAAGTGGCCAGTTATGAAGCCGTGCACCAGTTGAGCCGTCTGGACCTGAAAGGGCTCCAGAGAAAGGAAATCCTTCCGTTTTTGGAACGGAGCATCCAGAACATCAATAAAAAAATCTGGGAACTTTCCCGGGAAAAAGAAAATTTCACCGGCATGGGGACTACCCTGACAGCGGTCTATCTGCCCAGTCCCCACAGCGCCTTTGTGGCCCATGTAGGGGACAGCCGGATCTATGTGTGGCAGGACGGGGTTCTGCGGCAGGTGACCAGTGACCACAGTTATGTGGCGGAACTGGTCCGCCAGAAACAGATGACCCAGGAGGAAGCGGAAACTTCTTCCCAGAAGCACATGATCACCCGGGCCATCGGGGTGGATCCCCAGGTGCAGGTGGACACCTTTGAAATCCTGCTGGACGGGGCCCAGAAGCTGCTGGTCTGTTCCGACGGACTGACCAACATGATTTCCGAAGCGGAAATCGAACGGACCCTGGGAGACCGGAACCTGGAGCGGCTGGCGGACGGCCTGATGAACGGCGCCATGACCGCCGGCGGCGATGATAACATTTCATTCATTGTCATTGATCTGGAGGCTGCAGAATGGAAGGTAGAATAACGCTCAATGGCCGCTATGAAATCATTGACAAAATCGGCGGAGGCGGCATGGCTGAGGTGTTCCACGGGTATGACACGGTACTCCACCGGGATGTGGGCATCAAGATCCTCCGGGATCAGTTCATCCAGGACAAACAGTTTGTGGCCCGGTTCCGTCAGGAAGCCTGCAATGCAGCCTGTCTGTCCCACCCCAACATTGTCAATATCTACGACAGCGGCAACGAAAATGAGATTTACTATATTGTGATGGAATATGTGGTGGGCCGTTCCCTGAAGGAAGTCATCCAGGAAAACGGTGCCCTGGATTACAAGACGGCCGTCCGGTATGCCATCGGCATCGCATCGGCCCTGAAACAGGCCCATGACCATTCCATCGTCCATTGCGATGTGAAGAGCCAGAACATCCTCATCGACACCAAAGGGGTGCCCAAGATCACGGATTTCGGCATCGCCCGGGCCTTTGGCCAGCCCAGCAATGCATCTGAAAAAAATGTCATCGGTTCGGTCTATTATCTTTCACCGGAACAGGCGGCCGGTCAGCCGGTGACTCCCCAATCGGATCTGTATTCCCTGGGGGTGGTGCTGTTCGAGATGCTCACCGGGAAACTGCCCTATGACGGGGATACGCCGCTGGAAGTGGCCCGGATGCATCTGGAATCCTCCACCCCTTCCGCCCGCCGGTATGATCCGGATATTCCCTATTATCTGGACAACATCATCACCAAGGCCCTGGCCAAGAATCCCCGGCTGCGGTATGCCACGGCGGATGATTTCCTCACGGACCTGAAGCATGCCCAGACCCATCTGCTTGGAGATCTGGGAGGGGACGAGGATGCCTGGAGCAATCCCCGGAAGCATCCGGTGAGCGATGAGACTATGGTCATCAGCAAAAGCGACATGCTGGACGGGATTCTGAAACCCCAGAGGGCGGAAGCGGCGGAAAAACGGCCGGAAGCCCAGACGGAAAAGCCCCAAAAGGATGGGGAGGATTCTGCGGGCGGTCTGTTGGAAAAATACGGGAAAAAGAAACTCCTGGCCTTCTTCATGGCGGCCATCGTACTGCTGTCCGGGATCATCTATGCCATCCTCAGCTATACCAGCGGGGATGTGACGGTGCCGGATCTGAAAGGCAAGACCATTGTGGAGGCGGAAGCCATCCTGACCAGGGATAAACTGGGGTATACCCTGACGGAGGAATATGATTCCAAGGCCACTCCCGGGGTGATCATCAAGCAGAATCCGGCTGCCCACAGCCGGGTCAAGGCAGGAAGGAAGATCCACCTGGTGGTCAGCAAGGGACCGGAACCCGGGGTGGTGCCGGACCTGAAGAAGAAAACCCTGGCGGAGGCCACCACCATGCTGGAAAAGGCCAGGCTGAAAGTGGGGAACGTAACCGTGAAGTATGAAGCGGGAGCCCCCAAGGGAAGCGTGCTCTCTCAGAGCATTGCCCCCAAACAGAAAGTCAGCGAAGGGACCAGTGTGGATCTGGTGGTGAACATCAGCGGCAACCAGACCGTGGTGCCCGATCTGTCCGGCCTGAGCCTGGCAGAA is a genomic window containing:
- a CDS encoding Stp1/IreP family PP2C-type Ser/Thr phosphatase yields the protein MIAVSRTNRGMVRPNNEDSILVREPDLYAIADGMGGADAGEVASYEAVHQLSRLDLKGLQRKEILPFLERSIQNINKKIWELSREKENFTGMGTTLTAVYLPSPHSAFVAHVGDSRIYVWQDGVLRQVTSDHSYVAELVRQKQMTQEEAETSSQKHMITRAIGVDPQVQVDTFEILLDGAQKLLVCSDGLTNMISEAEIERTLGDRNLERLADGLMNGAMTAGGDDNISFIVIDLEAAEWKVE
- the pknB gene encoding Stk1 family PASTA domain-containing Ser/Thr kinase, which gives rise to MEGRITLNGRYEIIDKIGGGGMAEVFHGYDTVLHRDVGIKILRDQFIQDKQFVARFRQEACNAACLSHPNIVNIYDSGNENEIYYIVMEYVVGRSLKEVIQENGALDYKTAVRYAIGIASALKQAHDHSIVHCDVKSQNILIDTKGVPKITDFGIARAFGQPSNASEKNVIGSVYYLSPEQAAGQPVTPQSDLYSLGVVLFEMLTGKLPYDGDTPLEVARMHLESSTPSARRYDPDIPYYLDNIITKALAKNPRLRYATADDFLTDLKHAQTHLLGDLGGDEDAWSNPRKHPVSDETMVISKSDMLDGILKPQRAEAAEKRPEAQTEKPQKDGEDSAGGLLEKYGKKKLLAFFMAAIVLLSGIIYAILSYTSGDVTVPDLKGKTIVEAEAILTRDKLGYTLTEEYDSKATPGVIIKQNPAAHSRVKAGRKIHLVVSKGPEPGVVPDLKKKTLAEATTMLEKARLKVGNVTVKYEAGAPKGSVLSQSIAPKQKVSEGTSVDLVVNISGNQTVVPDLSGLSLAEARNQLSSVGLTIGSIQAQESDKAKDTVLSSDPGSGSVIDRGGAVSLVVSAGKKEEKKSRSSSGSSGGSSRTIGYTVPGSGSAKNVKIIVSDENSTRTIFSDSVAPGTRITRTVTVGSGASVQIYVNGELAEDKAL